Part of the Oncorhynchus nerka isolate Pitt River linkage group LG14, Oner_Uvic_2.0, whole genome shotgun sequence genome is shown below.
CATGCGGCTAAAAACATGCTCTGTTTCTCATCAGAGTGGTATATCCTTGCTGTGGTGTCCTTCTCCATCCTAAGTGTGATGGGGGTCCTGGTCATCCTGTCCCTTTGCCTTTGCTACTTCCTGAGGCGTCCTGAGAAAATACCTGTTGCCCTGGTAAGTTTCTTTGAACAGTTTCACTCATGCAGAACTGAATATGTCTATCACTTCTGGGAAAAGACACTTGAGGGAAAGGACACTTCAGCTAAAtgtttacttgcaggttccttctctataatcaaacaacaataagaaataatcaCAATAATCCAATATGAGAATACGAACACAAAGTGAATGGCTCAGAAGAGTTCAGTGGTGCTTTGTTCtaccacatacagtatattaattCCCTGCAACTCCACAGATGGAAAACACCCAGGCTTTTTTAATAAGTCTTCATATAAACGGTCTGTTTACCCTGATGATCTTAATAAAAACTAAGGGCCTACTGTCATTCTTTGTCTGTTATCAATCACTTCCTTTTTTTTTGTCCTTTTTTACCTCAGAAATCCTCAGGCAGCGGCTGGCAGCCTCTCTGTGTGGGAGGCGACCCAGTGGAGATAGTCACAGACAAAGGCTGGTTCATGAACACCGCAAGAACTGATGCCATGGTCTGGTTGGCTGACCAGAGGACAACTACAGCAGGCAAGGGAGagcaggaagaaggagaggacagaagagcgGGTCTGGACAGTGGGGCCTGCACCGAATCACACATTTCTGGGAATGGAAATGGAGGGAGTCCGGCAAAGCAAGAAGACAGTGGCTGTGGAAGCCTGGGAGCACCAGAGAGTGCCATCAGCAGCAGGAGTGGAACTGGAGAGCCACCCCTGCTGGATGGGAAGACAAACACCGACATCGACCTGAAAGAGGACAGTGGGGTGGGGCTGGGCTGCCAGTTAGGGTGTGCTGGGAGTCTACAGGGGGACGACTGTGGAATCTTGCCTGAGATGGTAATGGTCACAGGGGGTGGCTACCAGAGCCAGAGTCCCTCTTCGGTGGACgcccatgttgttgagacagagCAGAGTTTTCAACAACTCTCATGCGAAACAGTTATGGCTGATCCTGTTGTGGGATACAGGTCTGGTCACGTGGCATGTGTTTGTTTAGGGGCAAGCCAATGTGTTTGGTGCCAGACAAGAAGACACAATGAGAGGAGTGTCGATGGACAGTCTGTACCCCTGTTTAGTTTGACAGAGGAGCAGCTAAACTGCAGCAATCTCACAGGAGACATGTGTGAGATGGAATCTACAAGCTCTAGTTATAAAAATAACAATCTCCACATAGACACAGTGGTAAACTTGGAGGACTCAGTAACCTTTTCCTACCTGCCTACATGCATAGGGGAGTCCTTTCCGCTCCTGGAAGCTTTATCAGAGTTGCCCCTAGCGGAGGGAGGACTGAACTGCAGCGTGAACACTATGCCTCCTTCTCTTGGTGATTTGGAAGTGATATTTGATTGACAAGGTCCACAAACGGAGGACACTgtgagacgcacacacacacaagggtttGTTTAGCACTCTAGACTGCGGGGAGTCATGCAATATGTCTACAAACTCTTTTTATGTAATTTCAAGTAAACACTCCTTTTCCTAACTGAAAAGATCAGCAATCCTAATTCTATTTGTGGCTATTTAAGTCTTTTTGGAGCCTTTTGGCATCGGTCCTCAGATCCTTAATTAAAAAGATCTACAGCGgcactatcgagagcatcctgactggttgcattacCGCcgggtatggaaactgctcggtctccgaccgcatggcactacagagggtagagcATATGGCCCAGTAtaccactggggccaagcttcctgccatccaggacttctatgcgaggcggtgacagaggaaggcccaaagaattgccaaagactccagctacTCTAGTaattgactgttctctctgcgaactctacctacatgtacatattaccttaattacccagactaaccggtaccccctgtatttagcctcgctactgttattttattgttgctcctttaaattattttttatttgtatactTTTTTTCATCTTCATTTAAAAATGTCATTTTTAGTACCGGTAGTCATTTTAGTAAACactttgttgaacacttttttcataaaactgcattgttggttaagggcttgtcagtaagcatttcactgtaaggtctacctatacctgttgtattcggtgcgtgtgacaaataaaatgttattttggaGAGCCcctaaatgttattttatttgctgtatgtctgtttaaaccaattcacatactgtatgtctgtttaaccccattcacacacctgtttaaccccattcacatactgtctgtctgtttaaacCCATTCACACACctgtttaaccccattcacatactgtctgtctgtttaaccccattcacatactgtatgtctgtttaaccccattcacacacctgtttaaccccattcacatactgtctgtctgtttaaacCCATTCACACACctgtttaaccccattcacatactgtctgtctgtttaaacCCATTCACACACCTCtttaaccccattcacatactgtctgtctgtttaaccccattcacatactgtctgtctgtttaaccccattcacatactgtatgtctgtttaaccccattcacatactgtctgtctgtttaaccccatttacatactgtctgtctgtttaaccccattcacatactgtatgtctgtttaaccccattcacatactgtatgtctgttttaccccattcacatactgtatgtctgtttaaccccattcacatactgtatgtctgtttaaccccattcacatactgaagtctgtttaaccccattcacatactgtatgtctgttgaaCTGTAAgtctgtttaaccccattcacatactgtatgtctgtttaactccattcacatactgtctgtctgttgaaccccattcacatactgtatgtctgtttaaccccattcacatactgaagtctgtttaaccccattcacatactgtatgtctgattaaccctattcacatactgtatgtctgtttaactccattcacatactgtctgtctgttgaaccccattcacatactgtctgtctgtttaacctcattcacatactgtatgtctgtttaaccccattcacatactgtatgtctgtttaaccccaattcacatactgtctgtctgttgaaccccattcacatactgtatgtatgtttaaccccattcacatactgtatgtctatttaaccccattcacatactgtatgtctgtttaaccacattcacatactgtatgtttgtttaaccccattcacatactgttTGTCTGTTTAAGCCcaatcacatactgtatgtctgttgaaCTGTAAgtctgtttaaccccattcacacactgtatgtctgtttaaccccattcacatactgtaagTCTGTTTAACCCCATTAAAATACTGTAAgtctgtttaaccccattcacatactgtatgtctgtttaaccccattcacatacCGTAAGTCTGTTTtaccccattcacatactgtatgtctgtttaaccccattcacatactgtatgtctgtttaaccccattcacatactgtatgtctgtttatccccattcacatactgtatgtctgtttaaccacattcacatactgtatgtctgtttaaccccattcacatactgtatgtctgtttaaccccattcacatactgtctgtctgtttaaccccattcacatgcggtctgtctgtttaaccccattcacatactgtctgtctgtttaaccccattcacatactgtatgtctgtttatcCCCATTCACATACTCtatgtctgtttaaccccattcacatactgtatgtctgtttaaccccattcacatactgtctgtctgtttaacccctttcacatactgtatgtctgtttatccccattcacatactgtatgtctgtttaaccacattcacatactgtatgtctgtttaaccccattcacatactgtctgtctgtttaacccctttcacatactgtatgtctgtttaaccccattcacatactgtctgtctgtttatcccCATtcacatgctgtctgtctgtttaaccccattcacatactgtctgtctgtttaaccccattcacatactgtatgtctgtttaaccccattcacatactgtatgtctgttgaaCTGTAAgtctgtttaaccccattcacatactgtatgtctgtttaactacattcacatactgtctgtctgttgaaccccattcacatactgtatgtctgtttaaccccattcacatactgtctgtcGGTTTAACctcattcacatactgtatgtctgttgaaccccattcacatactgtatgtctgtttaaccacattcacatactgtatgtctgtttaaccccattcacatactgtatgtctgtttaaccccattcacatactgtatgtctgttgaaCTGTAAGTCTGTTTAACCCcatttacatactgtatgtctgtttaactacattcacatactgtctgtctgttgaaccccattcacatactgtctgtctgtttaacccctttcacatactgtatgtctgtttaaccccattcacatactgtctgtctgtttatcccCATtcacatgctgtctgtctgtttaaccccattcacatactgtctgtctgtttaaccccattcacatactgtatgtctgtttaaccccattcacatactgtatgtctgttgaaCTGTAAgtctgtttaaccccattcacatactgtatgtctgtttaactacattcacatactgtctgtctgttgaaccccattcacatactgtatgtctgtttaaccccattcacatactgtctgtcGGTTTAACctcattcacatactgtatgtctgttgaaccccattcacatactgtatgtctgtttaaccacattcacatactgtatgtctgtttaaccccattcacatactgtatgtctgtttaaccccattcacatactgtatgtctgttgaaCTGTAAGTCTGTTTAACCCcatttacatactgtatgtctgtttaactacattcacatactgtctgtctgttgaaccccattcacatactgtatgtctgtttaaccccattcacatactgtctgtctgtttaacctcattcacatactgtatgtctgttgaaccccattcacatactgtatgtctgtttaaccacattcacatactgtatgtctgtttaaccacattcacatactgtatgtttgtttaaccccattcacacaatgtatgtctgtttaaccccattcacatactgtaagtctgtttaaccccattcacatactgtctgtctgtttaaccccattcacatactgaagtctgtttaaccccattcacatactgtatgtctgattaaccccattcacatactgtatgtctgtttaactccattcacatactgtctgtctgttgaaccccattcacatactgtctgtctgtttaacctcattcacatactgtatgtctgtttaaccccattcacatactgtatgtctgtttaaccccaattcacatactgtctgtctgttgaaccccattcacatactgtatgtatgtttaaccccattcacatactgtatgtctatttaaccccattcacatactgtatgtctgtttaaccacattcacatactgtatgtttgtttaaccccattcacatactgttTGTCTGTTTAAGCCcaatcacatactgtatgtctgttgaaCTGTAAgtctgtttaaccccattcacacactgtatgtctgtttaaccccattcacatactgtaagTCTGTTTAACCCCATTAAAATACTGTAAgtctgtttaaccccattcacatactgtatgtctgtttaaccccattcacatactgtaagTCTGTTTtaccccattcacatactgtatgtctgtttaaccccattcacatactgtatgtctgtttaaccccattcacatactgtatgtctgtttatccccattcacatactgtatgtctgtttaaccacattcacatactgtatgtctgtttaaccccattcacatactgtatgtctgtttaaccccattcacatactgtctgtctgtttaaccccattcacatgcggtctgtctgtttaaccccattcacatactgtctgtctgtttaaccccattcacatactgtatgtctgtttatcCCCATTCACATACTCtatgtctgtttaaccccattcacatactgtatgtctgtttaaccccattcacatactgtctgtctgtttaacccctttcacatactgtatgtctgtttaaccccattcacatactgtctgtctgtttaaccccattcacatgctgtctgtctgtttaaccccattcacatactgtctgtctgtttaaccccattcacatactgtatgtctgtttaaccccattcacatactgtatgtctgttgaaCTGTAAgtctgtttaaccccattcacatactgtatgtctgtttaactacattcacatactgtctgtctgttgaaccccattcacatactgtatgtctgtttaaccccattcacatactgtctgtctgtttaacctcattcacatactgtatgtctgttgaaccccattcacatactgtatgtctgtttaaccacattcacatactgtatgtctgtttaaccacattcacatactgtatgtttgtttaaccccattcacatactgttTGTCTGTTTAACCCcaatcacatactgtatgtctgttgaaCTGTAAgtctgtttaaccccattcacacaatgtatgtctgtttaaccccattcacatactgtaagtctgtttaaccccattcacatactgtaagtctgtttaaccccattcacatactgtatgtctgtttaaccccattcacatactgtaagTCTGTTTtaccccattcacatactgtatgtctgtttaaccccattcacatactgtatgtctgtttaaccccattcacatactgtatgtctgtttatccccattcacatactgtatgtctgtttaaccacattcacatactgtatgtctgtttaaccccattcacatacagtctgtctgtttaaccccattcacatactgtatgtctgtttaaccccattcacatactgtctgtctgtttaaccccattcacatgcggtctgtctgtttaaccccattcacatactgtctgtctgtttaaccccattcacatactCTATGTCTGTTTAaaccccattcacatactgtatgtctgtttaaccccattcacatgctgtctgtctgttgaacCCCATTCACATTCTGTCTGTTGAACctcattcacatactgtatgtctgtttaaccccattcacatactgtatgtctgttgaaCTGTAAgtctgtttaaccccattcacatactgtatgtctgtttaactccattcacatactgtctgtctgttgaaccccattcacatactgtatgtctgtttaaccccattcacatactgaagtctgtttaaccccattcacatactgtatgtctgtttaaccccattcacatactgtatgtctgtttaaccccattcgcacactgtctctctgtctaaccccaTTCATacactgtatgtctgtttaacaCCATTCACACACTGTGTGTATGATCTTTCCATACTGAGATGAATATATACACATTTCAGATCCTTCCTCAGAAAAAGACCACAAGACAAAATAGAACATTATTTCAGATTAACACGTTAATAACATTTTCACAGCTAAGGTCAGTGAACTACAGGCCAAACGACACTCTGTTCGGGCTTTCAGTAACTGCAGTTATTAGTAATAATTGACCTATAAACCACACGTTAGAAAAGAGCCCTCTCATTTATGGTGCACACAGTCTTGGCttcttatagtgtgtgtgtgtgtaacttgtGTAACGTGTACTCGCAGAGAGCATGGAGAGTCCTTTACAATGATCGTCTTTGCGTTGTCATTATAATCAACCCCGTCTACCAAGTCAGAACTgtttctctcctcatcctcccacaCTTGTTTCACTTATGGTGAAACGCTTCTTGTCAGTTGAAATAGGTGAAGGGGTGTCAGAAAGGGAGCTTTCCGCCTCCTGCTCAAATCTCCTGCTCAAACCCACCAACCAGCAGCAGCCAGCAGGCAACAGCTGTCTGCCGTTTTGAAAAGCAACTCGACCCCTTGTTTTCGTCCTGCCGCACATCACTTTGTCAACAACAGTTGACATTGTCAGTGACTGCTGTAAGTGACTCCTCAGGGTTAACTAGAGTTGAAGAAACAATGGTATTTTATTCGCAattgtggtctgcttgaaatgtatttggtattacagactcgatcacacagtcgtccggaacaactGATGTTGTtagcaagggagagctttgtacgcatctctatgtgtggagtataggtggtatagagtttttttccctctgactTCGTGCACCAGGTGTTATTTACAAATAGTCACAGACTGTCACCCCTTATCTTACTGGAGGCATCTGTTCTGTCTTGCTGATGGACCAAATACCCAGacagctgtatgttatccatgtagtcattcagccacaactcggtgaacaataagatattacagtttggGATAGTAGGATAGTCTTAATCGGAGAGTTTAGGATAggtaggatagtcttaatcggagctcatccattttgttatccaatgattgcacgttggctaataggactgatggaaGAGAGGGATTACTCACTCgccgtcggatccttacaaggcaccccgacctaTGTCCCCGATATCTCCGTctcttcttcatgcgaatgacagggatttgggccttgacgggtgtctgaaataaatcatttgcGTCTGACTCGTTAAATAAAAAAAGCCGTTgtccagtacgaggtgagtaatcgctgtcatGATATCCAGAAGCGCTTTTCGGTCGCAAGAGACAGGGGCAGGAACATTctgtacaaaataatttacacaCACAATAGCATAACTGGTTGGGAGCCTGTAATaaggcagccatctcctccagcGCCTTGTAGAGTATGTGGatggggttaaacagacatacagaATGTGATtggggttaaacagacatacagtatgtgaatggggttaaacagacatacagtgtgtgaatggggttaaacagacatacagtgtgtgaatggggttaaacagacatacagtatgtgaatggggttaaacagacatacagtatgtgaatggggttaaacagacatacagtatgtgaatggggttaaacagacatacagtgtgtgaatggggttaaacagacatacagtatgtgaagggGGTTAAACAGACTTACAGTTCAACAGACAAACAATATGTGAATGGGGTTAatcataaaaaaatgttttgaattaactaggcaagtcagttaagaacaaattcttattcaaaTTGACGGCCTACCACGGCCAAACCGGGACGACCCTTTAGCCAATATTGATACTGGGGAAATCTTAACTAGATTAGTGGTTTCCCAAACTAGATTCTAAACTAGATTGGCGGTTAGAAGGGGGCCAAAATAGATAGCCACTTCCTCTTTCAGTCTCTAACACTACTCAGAAAGTTTTTTTTTATCAGGGGAACACCTTATCAAATGATAAGCAGACAACTCCAGCTGTATTCATTAACCAACATACAGTTTCATGCAATACCATTTACACATTATAACCTAGTTTTATTCAAATAAGAATATTGTACAGGTATGTGCACTTTCTCACTAAAATCAAgagccaaccccccccccccacccccccacccccaaaaaagACACTTGACATTATCAGAATCAATGTAGTCTTCACATGCCGAATATTGACTATCATTTCACATGTATCAAACACATGAAATCATTTCTCTCTTATTTTGTCCCACATACTGAGAACCATAGGACCTATATTTAAACCACCAGGGCTATCTGTGACCTGCACAGCAGCCACGAGGGCGAGGAACTCTTGTCTGCTCTAAAAGGGAGAAGAgatcaaaaataaaataattcaaaAAAAATCTCCTCCTCAGATGACCTGATATATCACCCTGCACTCTGCAGTGTCACCTGTGATGGTAAACACCGCCTCATTAAACTCTCACCATCACAGGGATATCGCTCCGACACGAGCTCAACCACAGATTAAGAACAAAACAAAAGAATACAAAATGTCTTTTCAATATCTTATGAGGTCCAGCAGAGTGTGCGGGGGGGGGGAGAAAACACGCGGATTAAAATATATCATAATGGTATCGGGATAGGCCATGAGTATGGAAATGCACTGGTGACACGTCGTGCACTATTTTCCACGCACAAGTTGCTGTAGATCAGAGACCGTCTCCTTCGTCAGAGCAAACTGAGGATCTGCCTACTGTGACTACATGGACACCGATCGCCACTCATATAGATCCAGTGTTCCATGAAGTTCCGTACATGTTCTGAGCCAGTCGATCTCTGTTCTGTCACACACAGAGGGGACAGGCCAAAAGATCTTAGAGGAAGATAGCCAGTTAATATCAGAGAGGGAAATATTTGCTAAACATATTTCAACAGCACAAAGGAGCCGAGACTTCAAAGAAATATCCTCAGCGTGTTAATTGCTTTacccacacacagtcacacatgcaTTTTTACAAATGAGTGTTATCTGTCCTTAACGAATAGGCTTGAATCCAAATACCAGAACTGGGTATGGAAACACATATCCGAGAGACAGGTACGTGGGAAAAGCAAAGGCAAAGAATGATGCATAAACGATCGAACCGACCTGATAGGAGACTTCAGAGGAATGTCACCTCCAGCTTATAAGAAAGGAGATGTGCGACTTTCTGTGGTTAACCTGTTGACGAGCAGCTAAGGCGATCATTCTCTTTTTTCGTCATCATCACTCTTTCCTCCAGAACCAACCCCTTAGTCTCACACTTCTCCATGTTTTCCCACTATCGATAGAGACACCCGAACCCacaatttttttttgggggggggggggttattccAAAGAGGACAAAGCGTGATGGTGGAATAGTAgttacatttattattattattttttttgtattGCGACGGAAACAAAATGTGGTATTGCTCTAAAGTTCAAATGAACTCCCTGTTTTGTATTAACTCTGCTTCGCGTAGGCCGTGAAGAGAGAGTGGGTTGTTTGAGGTTTGTGTGGTGAgatatgagtgagagagagagagcattaggAACATCGAGATAACTGGTATGCTCCGTCTTATGTGATCGTACCAGGGGGTCATGCTTTAAAACACACCCTCCTCCGTTACTCTGCATCAGCCTACAGTGCCACACTCAAGCGACACAAAGGTTATGCTATGTAAGTCCAAGGTCAACTTTATTGGTCCACACGAGACAAACATTTGTCATCTGCTTTTTTAAAATCCAACCCCTTGATATATGTGCACATGGCTAGAGAGGCTGGAGCACAGGGCAACTGTAGCGCAGGAACCATATAAAGAGTTAGGGGGTTAAGTTCCAAGGGAACATTAGCGGTAGGTGGCACCTGAGATATTGATGCCAGAAACCCTCTTGTTACCAGCTCCCTCCCCGTCAGCCCTGGGATTTGAACCGGCAAATCCTCCAGTCGCTGGCCCGCTTCTCTAACCTCAAGGCTACTGCTGCCCCCTCTACAGAGGCGTACCACAGCATATTCTAGGAGACACCGTTTTATGTTCAAACACACGACAACGGTCAGATCAATACCGGCGAGCAAGAGAGTGCgagagacagaaagcgagagaCTGTAGTCAACAGAGATGTTCTCCTGTGTGACGCAGGTCCTCAACTTCATAGAGCCGCtgatggagaagggagggggagacttCTTTAGGTCTACCGTCCTGTGGACACACACATCAGGTAATTTAATAAACAACACAGCTCTCACACAAACGCTCACACAAGAGGGAGTGCCGTTCTGTAGAGGAACGATTTACCACCATTACTATCCCCATTAGTAAACTGGTTGTCAACACATTCACGTAAGCACTTTGTCTttcagtgatgagagagagagagagagagagagagagagagagagagagagatgagagagagagagtgatgagagagagagagagagtgatgctctagagagagagagagaaagagagagagtgatgctctagagagagagagagagagagagagagagagagagagagagagagagagagagagagagagagagagatgctctagagagagagagagagagtgatgctctagagagagagagagagagagagagagagagaggatatggtaAATCCCACATGCTCGTGACATGCTCGTGGAGATGGTCAGAGCCAAACAATCTCGTGGAGGAGGTTAAAGTTACAGTTAGTAACAGTACATTATTGCTTACT
Proteins encoded:
- the il10ra gene encoding interleukin-10 receptor subunit alpha; protein product: MDLTFWISILLVISDCVSGEDLLMMPVNLMVDIWDGEVTLLWDPPEGAPPLAQYQVQMARYGNINWTNVTSCDRTQLTYCDLSYLIDDFFMVYKVRVQLVTENSISAWSRSKKFNPRESKLQHPSSTLLATSSSVTVRVHRKPLLKKIFPFGLTYTIYLQGKGQGHKTVIRHLKDEDDEDKAEVQFASLDWGQQYCVSLKVAGNGGEFTSELSPEQCLLLPEQEWYILAVVSFSILSVMGVLVILSLCLCYFLRRPEKIPVALKSSGSGWQPLCVGGDPVEIVTDKGWFMNTARTDAMVWLADQRTTTAGKGEQEEGEDRRAGLDSGACTESHISGNGNGGSPAKQEDSGCGSLGAPESAISSRSGTGEPPLLDGKTNTDIDLKEDSGVGLGCQLGCAGSLQGDDCGILPEMVMVTGGGYQSQSPSSVDAHVVETEQSFQQLSCETVMADPVVGYRSGHVACVCLGASQCVWCQTRRHNERSVDGQSVPLFSLTEEQLNCSNLTGDMCEMESTSSSYKNNNLHIDTVVNLEDSVTFSYLPTCIGESFPLLEALSELPLAEGGLNCSVNTMPPSLGDLEVIFD